One window of Phycisphaeraceae bacterium genomic DNA carries:
- a CDS encoding DUF4026 domain-containing protein codes for MSGFDQAFPSVGGVLWRGRELSMDDCGAVEKRGVRIQPGRIKPGASEPHELRWSLHLTHPRWGDADVGMFQVPALPPRHIIDLTPGTTSQDRELLAACTGSLTVRCPASTQRVLRDRKNMLRFVHAIAETIAAAPGVSGTIGADHGSEQFWSLDALRDEMAHDADLDVQHLFIIHAVEGKKPGTSDWVHTHGLDKVGGFDFDILAPSREMLGAMGTATRALAFSVIEGEVRPDTARHTFAYPDGEVRFIPVGEFMRDAAQEHRALRDLSENHAENRSVICEPASEGKSVRAMLSKLGGSRPRPALAFQRKESDGMVFAFSTKASELMAARAVATLPLLRGFMEEFRDLINPGPDLQGLGVLMKMGYKVDDADSDTDREHMWFEVHGVGERTVDATLLNQPHGIARMNQGDRAEHPIELLTEWSIMTPGGTITPQSLGHIRAVRHNKEKLLAFLRGG; via the coding sequence ATGAGCGGATTCGATCAGGCGTTTCCGAGTGTCGGGGGAGTGCTCTGGCGCGGACGCGAGTTGTCCATGGACGACTGCGGGGCCGTCGAGAAGCGCGGCGTGCGCATACAGCCCGGAAGGATCAAGCCGGGTGCGAGCGAGCCGCACGAGCTTCGTTGGTCTCTCCACCTGACGCACCCGCGGTGGGGCGACGCGGACGTGGGGATGTTCCAGGTGCCGGCGCTGCCGCCCAGGCACATCATCGACCTGACCCCCGGCACAACATCGCAAGATCGTGAGTTGCTCGCGGCGTGCACTGGCTCGCTGACCGTCCGGTGCCCTGCCAGCACGCAGCGCGTGCTGCGAGATCGCAAGAACATGCTGCGATTCGTGCATGCCATTGCGGAGACGATCGCCGCCGCCCCCGGAGTATCCGGCACCATCGGCGCGGACCACGGCTCGGAGCAGTTCTGGTCGCTCGACGCGCTCCGAGACGAGATGGCCCACGATGCGGACCTGGATGTCCAGCACCTGTTCATCATCCACGCGGTCGAGGGCAAGAAGCCGGGAACATCCGACTGGGTGCACACACACGGGTTGGACAAGGTGGGGGGCTTCGACTTTGACATCCTTGCTCCATCGCGAGAGATGCTGGGCGCCATGGGCACCGCGACAAGGGCGCTCGCGTTCTCGGTGATCGAGGGCGAGGTGCGCCCCGACACTGCGCGACACACCTTTGCCTATCCGGACGGCGAGGTGCGCTTCATCCCCGTCGGAGAGTTCATGCGCGATGCGGCGCAGGAGCACCGCGCCCTGCGCGATCTCAGCGAGAACCACGCGGAGAATCGCTCTGTGATCTGCGAGCCGGCCTCCGAAGGAAAGAGCGTGCGCGCCATGCTCTCGAAGCTCGGCGGCTCTCGCCCGAGGCCCGCGCTCGCATTCCAGCGAAAGGAGAGCGACGGGATGGTCTTCGCCTTCTCGACCAAGGCGTCCGAACTGATGGCGGCCCGCGCCGTCGCGACTTTGCCGCTGCTTCGCGGGTTTATGGAGGAGTTCCGCGACCTTATCAACCCCGGTCCGGACCTGCAGGGGTTGGGCGTGCTCATGAAGATGGGGTACAAGGTGGACGACGCGGATTCGGACACCGATCGGGAGCACATGTGGTTCGAGGTACACGGTGTCGGCGAGCGGACCGTCGACGCGACGCTGCTCAACCAGCCGCACGGAATCGCGAGGATGAATCAGGGAGATCGTGCGGAGCACCCGATCGAGCTGCTCACCGAGTGGTCGATCATGACGCCGGGCGGCACGATCACCCCCCAATCGCTGGGGCATATCCGCGCCGTCCGCCACAACAAGGAGAAGCTACTGGCCTTTCTTCGCGGCGGCTGA
- a CDS encoding isoprenylcysteine carboxylmethyltransferase family protein: protein MTTPSNAPSVSGTLHRESACPMHRLFSIRDRDSHSAIDKPFSVAGIALFAYGTLAYAAFLGAILYAIGFVGNWFVPKSIDSGAGASFMEALLVNGGILVLFVVQHTIMARKWFKAWWTRIIPPSIERSTFVLAASAILGLLFWQWRPLPQVIWQVEHAALAIGLQALSLVGWATVLIASFMVSHFDLFGLRQVWFRLAGRPYRPVGFRLVGLYRIVRHPLMVGFLIAFWATPVMTAGHLMFALLTTGYIFFGVWIEERGLMAEHPEEYGAYRRRVRGFIPLPVARRDTTT from the coding sequence ATGACCACTCCATCGAACGCCCCATCAGTTTCCGGCACGCTCCATCGAGAGAGCGCGTGCCCCATGCACCGGCTCTTCTCGATCCGCGATCGCGACTCGCACAGCGCGATCGACAAGCCCTTCTCGGTCGCGGGCATCGCGCTCTTCGCGTACGGCACGCTCGCCTACGCCGCGTTCCTCGGCGCGATCCTGTACGCCATCGGGTTCGTGGGCAACTGGTTCGTCCCGAAGTCGATCGACTCCGGAGCCGGTGCCTCCTTCATGGAGGCGCTCCTGGTCAACGGCGGCATCCTCGTGCTCTTTGTCGTCCAGCACACCATCATGGCACGCAAGTGGTTCAAGGCGTGGTGGACCAGGATCATCCCGCCGTCGATCGAGCGGAGCACGTTCGTGCTCGCGGCGAGCGCGATCCTCGGCCTTCTCTTCTGGCAGTGGCGACCGCTGCCGCAGGTCATCTGGCAGGTCGAGCACGCGGCACTTGCGATCGGCCTTCAGGCCCTCTCGCTCGTCGGGTGGGCGACCGTGCTGATCGCCTCATTCATGGTGAGCCACTTCGATCTCTTCGGGCTGCGCCAGGTCTGGTTCCGTCTTGCAGGCCGACCCTATCGCCCCGTGGGCTTCCGGCTCGTCGGGCTCTACCGCATCGTCCGCCACCCGCTGATGGTCGGCTTCCTCATCGCCTTCTGGGCCACACCCGTAATGACCGCCGGGCACCTCATGTTCGCGCTGCTCACCACCGGGTACATCTTCTTCGGCGTGTGGATCGAGGAGCGCGGGCTGATGGCCGAGCATCCTGAGGAGTACGGCGCGTATCGCCGTCGCGTCCGGGGGTTCATCCCGCTCCCGGTTGCCCGGCGCGACACCACAACCTGA
- a CDS encoding family 78 glycoside hydrolase catalytic domain, giving the protein MLNMFYARASLVGRALIVAVLLLTTAHAESVSAAHIEPGTLRAAHLRCEYLTDPLGVGEKSPRLSWIVESDRRGERQTAYRVIVASSPEVLARNEGDLWDSDKIESGQTSHIEYGGRPLRSRERCWWKVLSWDKDGNPGAWSTPGTWAMGLLSPADWHAAWIDAGPDEVGVRITRAVYHTIDGHAGERVERDVTDVVLARYASEGASMRATNEVLGGDPARNVRKALRVEYACDGEARVATIAENARVILPGAPLPLLRKGFEVRGEITDARLYITALGVYEAFINGERVGDMHLAPGWTDYRKRVRYQVFDVTHMLESGANAISAEVGPGWFAGHAGLFGAYQFYGPSPALLAQLEITYADGRVERIVTDETWKRHAGPRLMADLLKGEWFDARREVSGWKNAGFDDSAWTHAATRSESRNLEPQVSEPVRIIETLPALSVAEPMPGAFLFDLGQNMVGVVRLRLTQPAGTRLTIRHGEMINPDGTLYTANLRAADSIDVYTCSGAPGGETFQPAFTFHGFRYVEITGLAPGTTPESSMVTGIVLSSDMPVAGAFECSDDRLNKLQQNIVWGMRGNYIDIPTDCPQRDERMGWMADTQVFVPTAAMNADVAGFFTKWMVDVIDAQRDDGAHSDVAPVMFGLNYGTPAWGDAGAIVPWLVYETYGDERMLERSIDSMMAWVAWCERNSTGLIRDKARGNDYGDWLSIDADTPKDLIGTAYFAHAADLTARSLHVLGRNAEAKRHEDLFRRIRAAFNEKYVASDGTIHGQTQSAYALAIAFGLLDEDATALAAQRLVADIERRGNRISTGFVGVSHLLHVLTTVGRDDVAYRLLLQDAFPSWLFSVKHGATTIWERWNGWTPETGPHPDISMNSFNHYALGSCGSWMFERMAGIGRDRAFPGHARLVIAPAMREGAAAGIEWTRASHRSMRGVIACAWRKTGDGWAMDVTIPANTTAEVRVALGPGGIAGLREGGLAIDGAESIRVMRADREHAVLEIGSGSYSFGAN; this is encoded by the coding sequence ATGTTGAACATGTTCTACGCCCGCGCCTCACTCGTCGGCCGGGCACTCATCGTCGCTGTGTTGCTGCTGACCACGGCGCACGCCGAGTCCGTCAGTGCGGCACACATCGAGCCCGGCACGCTCCGCGCCGCGCACCTGCGCTGCGAGTACCTGACAGATCCGCTCGGCGTGGGCGAGAAGTCCCCCCGACTGTCGTGGATCGTCGAGTCCGACCGACGGGGCGAACGCCAGACCGCGTATCGGGTGATCGTCGCGTCGAGTCCGGAGGTGCTCGCTCGCAACGAGGGAGATCTCTGGGACAGCGACAAGATCGAGTCAGGCCAGACCTCACACATCGAGTACGGGGGACGCCCCCTCCGCTCGCGCGAGCGATGCTGGTGGAAGGTGCTCTCATGGGACAAGGACGGCAATCCCGGCGCGTGGAGCACGCCCGGCACATGGGCGATGGGGCTGCTCTCGCCCGCGGACTGGCATGCGGCGTGGATCGATGCGGGCCCCGACGAGGTGGGGGTTCGGATTACACGCGCCGTGTACCACACAATCGACGGCCACGCGGGCGAACGTGTCGAGCGCGACGTGACAGATGTTGTGCTCGCTCGCTACGCATCCGAGGGCGCGTCGATGCGTGCGACGAACGAGGTGCTCGGGGGCGATCCGGCGCGGAACGTCCGCAAGGCGCTCCGGGTCGAGTACGCGTGCGATGGGGAGGCGCGGGTCGCGACGATCGCCGAGAACGCCCGCGTGATCCTGCCGGGCGCGCCGCTGCCGCTGCTGCGGAAGGGGTTTGAGGTCCGGGGTGAGATCACGGATGCGCGACTGTATATCACCGCCCTCGGCGTCTACGAGGCGTTCATCAACGGGGAGCGCGTAGGAGACATGCATCTCGCGCCGGGCTGGACAGATTATCGCAAGCGCGTCCGCTACCAGGTGTTCGATGTCACCCACATGCTGGAGTCCGGTGCGAACGCGATCAGCGCTGAGGTCGGGCCGGGGTGGTTCGCGGGTCACGCGGGCCTGTTCGGCGCGTACCAGTTCTACGGACCATCGCCCGCTCTTCTGGCACAGCTGGAGATCACCTACGCCGACGGGCGCGTCGAGCGGATCGTGACCGACGAGACATGGAAGCGCCACGCCGGCCCTCGCCTGATGGCGGACCTCTTGAAGGGCGAATGGTTCGACGCGCGGCGCGAAGTGAGCGGATGGAAGAACGCCGGTTTCGATGATTCCGCATGGACGCACGCTGCAACGCGTAGCGAATCTCGGAACCTCGAGCCGCAGGTCTCCGAGCCGGTGCGCATCATCGAGACGCTTCCCGCGTTGTCGGTCGCCGAGCCCATGCCCGGCGCGTTCCTCTTCGATCTCGGCCAGAACATGGTCGGCGTCGTGCGCCTTCGCCTCACACAGCCGGCCGGAACGCGTCTGACGATCCGTCACGGCGAGATGATCAATCCCGACGGCACGCTCTACACCGCGAACCTGCGTGCCGCGGACTCGATCGATGTCTACACGTGCTCCGGCGCTCCCGGTGGCGAGACGTTCCAGCCCGCCTTCACATTCCACGGCTTCCGATACGTCGAGATCACCGGCCTCGCCCCGGGTACCACGCCCGAGTCGTCGATGGTCACCGGCATCGTGCTCTCTTCCGACATGCCCGTCGCGGGCGCCTTCGAGTGCTCGGACGACCGCCTGAACAAGCTGCAGCAGAACATCGTGTGGGGGATGCGGGGGAACTACATCGACATCCCGACGGATTGTCCGCAACGCGACGAGCGCATGGGGTGGATGGCCGACACCCAGGTCTTCGTGCCGACCGCCGCGATGAACGCCGATGTGGCGGGGTTCTTCACCAAGTGGATGGTGGATGTGATCGATGCGCAGCGTGACGACGGGGCACACTCCGATGTCGCGCCCGTGATGTTCGGGCTGAACTACGGAACGCCCGCGTGGGGCGATGCCGGCGCGATCGTCCCCTGGCTTGTGTATGAGACCTACGGCGACGAGCGGATGCTGGAACGGTCGATCGATTCGATGATGGCGTGGGTCGCATGGTGCGAACGGAACAGCACGGGGCTGATCCGCGACAAAGCACGCGGCAACGACTACGGCGACTGGCTCTCCATCGACGCCGACACGCCGAAAGACCTGATCGGCACGGCGTACTTCGCGCACGCCGCGGATCTCACTGCCCGCTCGCTCCACGTGCTGGGACGGAACGCGGAGGCGAAGAGGCACGAGGACCTGTTCCGCCGCATTCGCGCGGCGTTCAACGAGAAGTATGTCGCGAGCGACGGCACCATCCACGGCCAGACGCAGAGCGCGTACGCGCTGGCGATCGCGTTCGGTCTGCTGGATGAGGACGCGACAGCCCTCGCGGCACAACGGCTGGTGGCGGATATCGAGCGGCGCGGCAACCGTATCTCGACGGGCTTCGTCGGCGTGAGCCACCTCCTGCACGTCCTCACCACCGTCGGACGCGACGATGTGGCCTATCGCCTCCTGCTGCAAGACGCCTTTCCATCATGGCTCTTCTCCGTGAAGCACGGCGCCACAACCATCTGGGAGCGATGGAACGGGTGGACGCCGGAAACAGGTCCACACCCGGACATCTCAATGAACTCGTTCAACCACTACGCGCTCGGCTCGTGCGGGTCATGGATGTTCGAGCGCATGGCAGGCATCGGACGAGATCGCGCTTTCCCCGGGCACGCGCGGCTCGTGATCGCGCCCGCGATGCGCGAGGGCGCAGCAGCAGGAATCGAGTGGACACGCGCGAGCCATCGTTCGATGCGAGGAGTGATCGCGTGCGCGTGGCGAAAGACCGGCGATGGATGGGCGATGG
- a CDS encoding TetR/AcrR family transcriptional regulator: MTQVPTRERLLDAAGDLFYKHGFQAVGLDQILETVGITKTAFYKHFASKDDLIVAILDQRDQREMEEWMAYIRIRGRDDARRQLEALFELLDDWFKNPEFRGCLFLNALTEFPSENDPINRAARKHGEHLAAAVMELATLAGAAEPGVLTEQIMMLVTGAIASRHRVGDLGAAKTAEAMAKVLITSQCGRGTRRA; this comes from the coding sequence ATGACGCAGGTTCCCACTCGCGAGAGACTGCTGGACGCGGCCGGAGACCTCTTCTACAAGCACGGGTTCCAGGCGGTGGGGCTCGACCAGATCCTCGAGACGGTGGGCATCACGAAGACGGCGTTCTACAAGCACTTTGCCAGCAAGGACGATTTGATCGTCGCCATTCTCGACCAGCGCGATCAGCGCGAGATGGAGGAGTGGATGGCGTACATCCGCATCAGGGGTCGCGACGACGCGCGTCGGCAACTCGAAGCGCTCTTCGAGCTGCTCGACGACTGGTTCAAGAACCCGGAGTTTCGCGGCTGCCTCTTTCTCAACGCGCTCACGGAGTTCCCCAGCGAGAACGATCCCATCAATCGTGCCGCCCGGAAGCACGGCGAGCATCTGGCAGCAGCGGTGATGGAGCTCGCGACGCTCGCGGGCGCGGCCGAGCCCGGCGTGCTGACCGAGCAGATCATGATGCTGGTGACCGGGGCGATCGCGTCCCGCCATCGCGTCGGTGATCTCGGCGCGGCCAAGACCGCGGAGGCGATGGCGAAGGTGTTGATCACGTCTCAATGCGGGCGCGGGACGCGGCGCGCCTGA
- the ppk1 gene encoding polyphosphate kinase 1 translates to MTRTGSSRPGTPVPSHGAGHTPGPWADGEWWASAPFNRDISWLEFNRRVLDQALDASVPLLERVKFLAIFNSNLDEFFMKRVGMLKRQVEAGVTARTPEGLTPQELLARVRTLVLEQQDQMARCYKDDLTPLLAEKEIRVLSYADLSTEDRAIADRWYRANVFPVLTPLSVDPGHRFPFISNLSNNLGVFLTMPGADEPVFARVKIPSNLPLFVRVFDAPGEGARSASGPVRFIALREMVIRNLQDLFPGATINHVTAFRVTRNVSVRQDEEETEDLLRSVEQELRQRRFADAVRIEVQPQASTEVMSFVLNALELSVEDVYERAGPIDYSALWAIAELDRPDLKHPTWSPVTPPRLAGDDLDIFAAIRERDILLHHPYESFKASVERFIAAAARDPDVLAIKQTLYRTSRDSPFVSSLVRAAEEGKQVACLVELRARFDEQKNVRFARQLEKAGVHVAYGVVGLKTHCKCSLVVRKEPDGLRCYAHLGTGNYNPQTAHLYTDLSLLTCDPVITRDVVDLFNCLTGRSLHTDYKALLVAPFTMRDRLCEMIDREAANARDGKPARIWAKMNALEDRSVAKRLYEASRAGVEITLLVRGFCCLEPGVPGKSENIRVISVVGRFLEHSRIFHFANAAADPLAGDWYIGSADWMYRNLSARMEALTPVNDREARRRIIRIMDVMFADRRNAWDLRADGSYLRRTPDPSDPPDSDATLGTFEVMMRESLRSVGRA, encoded by the coding sequence ATGACCAGGACCGGATCTTCCAGACCCGGCACGCCCGTCCCATCGCACGGAGCGGGACACACCCCCGGCCCGTGGGCCGACGGGGAGTGGTGGGCGTCGGCCCCTTTCAACCGAGACATCTCGTGGCTTGAGTTCAACCGACGTGTGCTCGACCAGGCGCTCGACGCGTCCGTCCCCCTTCTGGAGCGTGTGAAGTTCCTCGCGATCTTCAACTCGAACCTCGACGAGTTCTTCATGAAGCGCGTCGGGATGCTCAAGCGTCAGGTGGAAGCGGGCGTGACCGCTCGCACGCCCGAGGGCTTGACGCCGCAGGAGCTGCTGGCCCGTGTCCGCACGCTCGTGCTCGAGCAACAGGACCAGATGGCTCGCTGCTACAAGGACGATCTGACCCCGCTTCTCGCCGAGAAAGAGATCCGCGTTCTGTCGTACGCAGATCTCTCGACCGAGGATCGCGCTATCGCTGATCGCTGGTACCGCGCAAACGTCTTTCCCGTGCTCACGCCTCTCTCGGTTGACCCCGGACACCGATTCCCGTTCATCTCGAATCTCTCGAACAACCTGGGCGTGTTCCTGACGATGCCCGGCGCGGACGAGCCGGTCTTCGCCCGCGTGAAGATCCCCTCGAATCTGCCGCTCTTCGTGAGGGTCTTCGACGCGCCCGGCGAGGGTGCGCGCTCGGCATCCGGCCCGGTTCGGTTCATCGCGCTCCGCGAGATGGTGATCCGCAACCTGCAGGACCTCTTTCCCGGCGCGACCATCAACCACGTCACCGCGTTCCGCGTCACGCGGAACGTCTCCGTGCGTCAGGACGAGGAAGAGACCGAGGATCTCCTGCGGAGCGTCGAGCAGGAGCTGCGCCAGCGCCGCTTCGCCGACGCGGTGCGCATCGAGGTGCAGCCGCAGGCCTCGACGGAGGTGATGTCCTTCGTCCTCAACGCGCTCGAACTGTCTGTTGAGGATGTCTACGAGCGTGCCGGGCCGATCGATTACTCCGCGCTCTGGGCGATCGCCGAGCTGGATCGCCCGGATCTCAAGCACCCGACCTGGTCCCCCGTCACGCCACCGCGTCTTGCGGGCGATGATCTCGACATCTTCGCCGCGATCCGCGAGCGTGACATCCTGCTCCACCATCCGTACGAGTCGTTCAAGGCCTCGGTCGAACGCTTCATCGCCGCCGCGGCACGCGACCCCGACGTCCTGGCGATCAAGCAGACGCTCTATCGCACGAGCCGCGACTCGCCGTTCGTCTCCTCGCTCGTGCGCGCGGCGGAAGAGGGCAAGCAGGTCGCGTGCCTGGTCGAGCTTCGCGCCAGATTCGACGAGCAGAAGAACGTCCGCTTCGCGCGCCAGCTCGAGAAGGCGGGCGTGCACGTCGCGTACGGCGTCGTCGGCCTCAAGACGCACTGCAAGTGCTCTCTGGTCGTGCGGAAGGAGCCGGACGGCCTGCGCTGCTACGCGCACCTCGGCACGGGCAACTACAACCCGCAGACCGCCCACCTCTACACCGATCTCTCACTGCTCACGTGCGATCCGGTCATCACGCGCGACGTCGTGGACCTGTTCAATTGCCTCACCGGGCGCTCCCTCCACACCGATTACAAGGCGCTGCTCGTCGCGCCCTTCACGATGCGCGATCGCCTCTGCGAGATGATCGACCGCGAGGCGGCGAACGCCCGCGACGGCAAGCCCGCGCGGATCTGGGCGAAGATGAACGCGCTCGAGGACAGATCCGTCGCCAAGCGGCTCTACGAGGCGTCGCGGGCGGGCGTCGAGATCACGCTGCTGGTCAGGGGCTTCTGCTGCCTCGAGCCGGGCGTCCCCGGCAAGAGCGAGAACATCCGTGTGATCTCCGTCGTCGGCCGCTTCCTTGAGCACTCACGCATCTTCCATTTCGCCAACGCCGCCGCCGACCCCCTCGCGGGAGACTGGTACATCGGCAGCGCGGACTGGATGTACCGGAACCTCAGCGCACGCATGGAGGCCTTGACCCCGGTCAACGATCGCGAGGCGCGTCGTCGGATCATCCGCATCATGGATGTCATGTTCGCCGATCGACGCAACGCGTGGGACCTGCGTGCAGATGGCTCATACCTCAGACGCACACCCGATCCATCCGATCCGCCGGATTCCGACGCGACGCTCGGCACCTTCGAGGTGATGATGCGCGAGTCGCTGCGGAGCGTCGGGCGCGCATAA
- a CDS encoding 6-carboxytetrahydropterin synthase codes for MYELTVQTEFCAAHAIWIRGVREPIHGHNWRVSVVVAGDRLDEDGLLCDFHDVERALAETIAPWRDRSLNDASPFAPDGRGLNPTAEHVARQIALGVGTLIAGHMNGRGTVARVSITEAPGCIATYVAESVPHEQRGMDR; via the coding sequence GTGTACGAACTGACTGTTCAGACCGAGTTCTGTGCCGCACACGCGATCTGGATCAGGGGCGTGCGCGAGCCCATCCACGGCCACAACTGGCGTGTCTCGGTTGTGGTCGCGGGAGATCGTCTGGATGAGGATGGCCTCCTGTGCGACTTCCACGACGTGGAGCGCGCCCTGGCCGAGACGATCGCCCCGTGGCGTGATCGATCGCTGAATGATGCGTCCCCCTTCGCGCCGGACGGGCGCGGGCTGAACCCCACCGCCGAGCATGTGGCTCGTCAGATCGCGCTCGGCGTCGGCACACTGATCGCCGGACACATGAACGGACGTGGCACTGTCGCACGGGTGAGCATCACCGAAGCGCCGGGCTGCATCGCGACATACGTCGCCGAATCGGTGCCGCACGAGCAGAGAGGAATGGATCGATGA